One Mauremys reevesii isolate NIE-2019 linkage group 5, ASM1616193v1, whole genome shotgun sequence genomic window carries:
- the ATOH1 gene encoding protein atonal homolog 1 gives MSHLRAAAAGWVEGGRDLGGPHQLEQTLLGQEHPGCGFPPAWLGMCCPARVPAAAAAASPRYLLPGAAEEEEEEPLEAGGAEQHLGGCSSRSGPSGKLCKLPGGVPSAEGVSDCGRQRAPSGGLRQQVSGVQKQRRLAANARERRRMHGLNHAFDQLRNVIPSFNNDKKLSKYETLQMAQIYISALAELLHSPAAPADTPGKGEHRSPPHESAGAEAGAAGQGQGQQQRPSPSGNCRTRFPQQPAAGGYSVPLDPLHFSFQESALMAQKAASPALLGQPERSKPSPRSHRSDGEFSPRSHYSDSDEAS, from the coding sequence atgAGCCACCTGCGGGCGGCCGCCGCCGGGTGGGTGGAAGGCGGCAGGGACTTGGGGGGCCCGCATCAGCTGGAGCAGACTCTCCTAGGGCAGGAGCATCCTGGTTGCGGTTTCCCCCCCGCCTGGCTGGGCATGTGCTGCCCGGCACGCGTCCCCGCAGCCGCCGCTGCTGCCTCCCCCAGATACCTGCTGCCCggagcagcagaggaggaggaggaggagccgctgGAGGCGGGGGGAGCCGAGCAGCACCTGggcggctgcagcagcaggagcggCCCCTCGGGGAAACTGTGCAAGCTGCCAGGGGGCGTCCCGTCGGCGGAGGGGGTGTCGGACTGCGGCAGGCAGCGCGCCCCGTCcggggggctccggcagcaggtgAGCGGCGTGCAGAAGCAGCGGCGGCTGGCGGCCAACGCCCGGGAGCGGCGGCGGATGCACGGGCTGAACCACGCCTTCGACCAGCTGCGCAATGTCATCCCCTCCTTCAACAACGACAAGAAGCTGTCCAAGTACGAGACCCTGCAGATGGCGCAGATCTACATTAGCGCGCTGGCCGAGCTGCTGCACAGCCCGGCCGCACCTGCCGACACCCCGGGCAAGGGCGAGCACCGCTCCCCGCCCCACGAGTCAGCCGGAgcagaggccggagctgcagggcaaggacaggggcagcagcagagaccctcGCCCTCCGGCAACTGCAGGACTCGCTTCCCCCAGCAGCCGGCTGCGGGGGGCTACTCGGTGCCGCTGGACcctctgcacttctccttccAGGAGAGCGCCCTGATGGCACAGAAAGCCGCATCTCCGGCCCTCCTGGGGCAGCCGGAGAGGAGCAAACCATCGCCCAGGTCCCACAGGAGCGATGGAGAGTTCTCGCCCCGCTCCCACTACAGTGACTCTGATGAGGCCAGTTAG